ACGCAGCGCTCGACCTGGCCACGGCGAAGCTGGAGGCTCGGCTGCGCAAGCAGCACGACAAGCGCCACACACGCAGGGGTAACGGCCGGCTGTCGGCAGCGGAGGTCGCCGATGTCGTTCCGGGCGTGGCCCAGTTGAACGGGAGCGGCGAACCCGTGAGCTCGGAATCGCCGGAACCCATTCCCACCACCCGGATGGGCTCGCTCGAGGTGCAGGGCGAAGGACCCCTGGTGGTTCGGGAGAAGAACCACGTCGCTGCTCCGATGACGCTCGACCAGGCGCTCTACGAAATGGAGTTGGTCGGGCACGACTTCTATCTCTTCGTCGACTCCGAGACCAAGGAGCCCAGTGTCGTCTACCGGCGGCACGCCTACGACTACGGCGTCATCCACCTGAGGACCGACCCCCTCGCCGGAAGCGAGTCGAGCGGCGCCGGTGGTGCGCTCGGCGGCTGATCCCGTCAGGCGACGGTGCCCCCGGGAGCGCCCCGTGCGCCCCCGGGGGCATCCTTGTGCCACCGCGGGATCGCCACACCGGCGCACGGGCATGGAATCATGGCGACCCGAGCCAACCGGTGTGCTGTGGACTGCGGTTGGCGGAACGCAGACCAACGCAGGCCACGGCCTCAGGGGGAGGAACGATGGCGGACAGCTTCGGCCCGGTGCACCAGGCGGGGGACGCCGGCGCCACGGGCGGCGCGGACGGCACACAGGACGTGTCCCGCAAGGAGCCGATCCGGGTGCTCGTCGTGGACGACCACGCCCTTTTCCGCCGCGGGCTGGAGATCGTCCTCGCCCAGGAGGAGGACATCCAGGTCGTCGGGGAGGCCGGGGACGGTGCGGAGGCCGTCGACAAGGCCGCCGATCTGCTGCCCGACATCGTCCTCATGGACGTACGGATGCCGAAGCGCGGTGGCATCGAGGCATGCACCTCCATCAAGGAGGTCGCCCCCAGTGCGAAGATCATCATGCTGACGATCAGCGACGAGGAGGCCGACCTCTACGAGGCGATCAAGGCCGGTGCCACCGGCTACCTCCTCAAGGAGATCTCCACCGACGAGGTGGCCACCGCGATCCGCGCGGTGGCCGACGGGCAGTCGCAGATCAGCCCGTCGATGGCGTCCAAGCTGCTCACCGAGTTCAAGTCGATGATCCAGCGCACCGACGAGCGCCGCCTGGTGCCCGCCCCCCGGCTGACCGACCGGGAGCTGGAGGTCCTCAAGTTGGTGGCGACGGGCATGAACAACCGCGACATCGCCAAGGAGTTGTTCATCTCCGAGAACACGGTGAAGAACCACGTCCGCAACATCCTGGAGAAGCTCCAGCTCCACTCCAGGATGGAAGCGGTGGTGTACGCCATGCGCGAGAAGATCCTCGAGATCCGCTGAGCGGCGGTGCCGGCTCAGCCGAGGGCGGCGGACAGGGGCGCCGCCAGCTCCGGACGGTCGACGCGCTCCACACGGACCGCGTCACAGCCGACCCACTGAGCCGCCTCCAGCAGCGCCTGAGCCATCGGCCGGACCGCTTTCGGCGTCTCCAGCGAGATCTGCCTGGCGATCAGGGTCGTCCCCTCACGCGCGGGGTCGACCCGCCCCAGCAGCCGCCCGCCGGACAGCAGCGGCATCGCGAAGTAGCCGTGCACCCGCTTCTGCTTCGGGACGTACGCCTCCAGGCGATGGGTGAAGCCGAAGATCCGCTCGGTGCGCGCCCGCTCCCAGACCAGTGAGTCGAACGGCGACAGCAGCGTCGTGCGGTGGCGGCCTCGAGGTTCCGTCGCGAGTGCCTCCGGGTCGGCCCACGCCGGCTTGTCCCAGCCCTCGACGCGGACCGGAACCAGCCCGGAGTCCTCGACCACCGCGTCGAACTGCTCCCCCTTCAGCCGGTGGTAGTCCGCGATGTCCGCGCGGGTGCCCACCCCCAGCGACCGTCCCGCCAGCAGCACCAGCCGGCGCAGGCACTCCCGGTCGTCCAGATCGTCGTGGAGTACGGCATCGGGGACGGCCCGCTCGGCGAGGTCGTACACCCGCTTCCAGCCACGCCGCTCCGTGCACACCACCTCTCCGTACATCAGCGCCCGCTCGACGGCGACCTTGGCCTCCGACCAGTCCCACCACGGACCGCCGTTCTTCGCCCCGCCCAGTTCGGTGGCGGTCAGCGGGCCCTCGTCGCGCAGCTGGCCGACCACCCGCTCGTACGCCCCGTCCGGCAGGTCGTGGTACCACTGCGGACGGGCGCGGTAGGCGCGGCGGCGGAACGCGAAGTGGGGCCACTCCTCGACGGGGAGTATGCAGGCCGCGTGCGACCAGTACTCGAAGGCATGGCCATCGGTCCAGTAGGCACCCTCGACGGCCTTGCGGCCGACGGCGCCGAGGCGGGCGTACGGAATCAGTTCGTGCGAGCGCGCCAGCACGGAGATCGTGTCGAGCTGCACGGCGCCGAGGTGGCGCAGGACTCCCCGCACACCGCCCTTGCGGTCGGGGGCGCCCAGGAACCCCTGGGCCCGCAGCGCGATACGGCGGGCCTCGTCGGCGGACAGTTCGGCAGCTGCGGGCGGCGCGGTGTTCATGCTCCGCACCTTAGAGGGCTCCACCGACAGTCGCCGCGGGCCGCGGGATCCCGGCCGGGCTTCCGCGGAGGCCGGGACCGGGGCGGCGTCCTGCGCACCTCGGCAGACCGACGCCGGTGTGGTGCCTCACGCCCTCGCCGGCAGATAGGGGACCGGGCACGGCAGCCCGAGGTCCGAGGGGAGCAGCGAGGCGATCCAGCAGTCCCGCAGGGTGCCCCGGCCGTGGAAACCCGCGCGCTGGACGCCCTCGACGGTGAACCCGGCCTTCTCGGCGACGGCGCGCGAGCCCGTGTTGCCCACCTCGGCGCGCCACTCCAGCCGGGTGCAGTCCAGCCGCGTGAAGGCCCAGCGGGCCATGGCGAGCGTCACTTCGGTCGCGTAGCCGCGGCCACGGTGTTCCTTGGCCGTCCAGAAGCCGATCTCCCAGGAGCCCGAGCGGGGGTGGTGCAGGCTCGTGGAGGCGATCAGGGCGCCGCCTTCGCGCGGACGCACGGAGAGGGCGTACTCGTTGTCGTCGCGCCAGCCCGCGGGCACGGTGACCTGGATGAACTCCTCGGCGTGCCGCAGTTCGTACGGCGAGGGGACCGGGATCCAGCGCTGGATGTCGGGGTCCTGACATGCGGCGCGGACCTCTTCGGCGTCTCCCGGGGTGAAGGGGCTCAGCCGCAGCCGGTCGGTGGTGAGAGTGATGGGCTCCATGGCCGAATTCTGGTCACTCTCCGTCGGCCGTGCGAACACTTTTCGAGATCAGCGGCACTTTCCGGGCCTCCCGCGCGTTCTCCAGACACGCGGCAGTCGTCCCCGGGGCACTGCGGCTCTCCCGGCGTGGCACCGTCCTCGCTTACGATGGCCGATGCGGTGGGGACCACCTGCCGTGCCCGCGCCAGTGTCCATACGACCCAGTGCCAGGCCCGACCGGCAAGGAGACCAACCTCAGTGTCCGTCTTCAACAAGCTCATGCGTGCAGGCGAAGGCAAGATCCTGCGCAAACTGCACCGCATCGCGGACCAGGTCAACTCCATCGAGGAAGACTTCGTCAACCTCTCCGACGCCGAGTTGCGGGCCCTCACCGACGAGTACAAGGAGCGCTTCGCCGACGGCGAGAGCCTGGACGACCTGCTGCCCGAGGCGTTCGCCACGGTCCGTGAGGCCGCCAAGCGCGTTCTCGGCCAGCGTCACTACGACGTCCAGCTGATGGGCGGCGCCGCGCTCCACCTGGGTTATGTCGCGGAGATGAAGACCGGTGAGGGCAAGACCCTCGTCGGTACGCTCCCGGCGTATCTGAACGCGCTGTCCGGCAAGGGCGTGCACCTGATCACGGTCAACGACTACCTGGCCGAGCGCGACTCCGAGATGATGGGCCGCGTGCACCGGTTCCTCGGTCTGAGCGTCGGTTGCATCCTCGCCAACATGACGCCCGCGCAGCGCCGCGAGCAGTACGCGTGCGACATCACGTACGGCACGAACAACGAGTTCGGCTTCGACTACCTCCGCGACAACATGGCCTGGTCCAAGGACGAGCTCGTCCAGCGCGGACACAACTTCGCGATCGTCGACGAGGTCGACTCCATCCTCGTCGACGAGGCCCGTACGCCGCTGATCATCTCCGGCCCGGCCGACCAGGCCACCAAGTGGTACGGCGACTTCGCCAAGCTGGTGAAGCGCCTGAACCGCGGCGAGCCCGGCAACCCGCTGAAGGGCATCGAGGAGACCGGCGACTACGAGGTCGACGAGAAGAAGCGGACCGTCGGCATCCACGAGTCCGGCGTCTCGAAGGTCGAGGACTGGCTGGGCATCGACAACCTCTACGAGTCGGTGAACACCCCGCTGGTCGGCTACCTGAACAACGCCATCAAGGCCAAGGAACTGTTCAAGAAGGACAAGGACTACGTCGTCATCGACGGCGAAGTCATGATCGTCGACGAGCACACCGGCCGTATCCTCGCCGGGCGCCGCTACAACGAGGGCATGCACCAGGCGATCGAGGCGAAGGAAGGGGTGGACATCAAGGACGAGAACCAGACGCTCGCCACGATCACCCTGCAGAACTTCTTCCTCCTCTACAACAAGCTCTCCGGCATGACCGGTACGGCCATGACCGAGGCCGCCGAGTTCTACCAGATCTACAAGCTGGGCGTCGTGCCGATCCCGACGAACCGGCCCATGGTCCGCAAGGACCAGTCGGACCTGATCTACCGCACCGAGGTGGCCAAGTTCGCCGCCGTGGTGGACGACATCGAGGAGAAGCACCGCAAGGGACAGCCGATCCTCGTCGGCACCACCTCCGTCGAGAAGTCGGAGTACCTCTCGCAGCAGCTGCTCAAGCGCGGGATCCAGCACGAGGTCCTCAACGCCAAGCACCACGAGCGCGAGGCCGTGATCGTGGCCCAGGCCGGCCGCAAGGGCGCCGTGACGGTCGCCACGAACATGGCCGGCCGCGGTACGGACATCAAGCTCGGCGGCAACCCCGACGACCTGGCCGAGGCGGAGCTGCGCGGGCAGGGCCTGGACCCGGTGGAGCACGTAGAGGAGTGGGCCGCGGCGCTCCCGTCCGCGCTGGAGAAGGCCGAGCTCGAGGTCAAGGAGGAGTTCGAGGAGGTCAAGTCCCTCGGCGGGCTGTACGTCCTCGGCACCGAGCGGCACGAGTCGCGGCGCATCGACAACCAGCTGCGCGGTCGTTCCGGCCGTCAGGGAGACCCGGGCGAGTCCCGCTTCTACCTCTCCCTCGGTGACGACCTGATGCGCCTGTTCAAGGCGCAGATGGTCGAGCGCGTCATGGCCATGGCCAACGTTCCGGACGACGTCCCGATCGAGAACAAGATGGTGACGCGCGCGATCGCGTCCGCCCAGTCCCAGGTCGAGCAGCAGAACTTCGAGACGCGGAAGAACGTCCTGAAGTACGACGACGTGCTCAACCGCCAGCGCAAGGTCATCTACGCCGAGCGCCGCCGCGTCCTGGAGGGCGAGGACCTGCACGAGCAGGTCCGCCACTTCATGGACGACACGATCGACGCCTACATCCAGGCCGAGACCGTCGAGGGCTTCGCGGAGGAGTGGGACCTGGACCGGCTCTGGGGCGCCTTCAAGCAGCTCTACCCGGTGAAGGTGACCGTCGAGGAGCTCGAGGACGCCGCGGGCGACCGGGCCGGTGTCACCGCCGAGTTCATCGGCGAGACGATCAAGGACGACATCCACGAGCAGTACGACGAGCGCGAGAAGCAGCTCGGCTCGGACATCATGCGTGAGCTGGAGCGGCGCGTGGTGCTGTCCGTCCTGGACCGCAAGTGGCGTGAGCACCTCTACGAGATGGACTACCTCCAGGAGGGCATCGGCCTGCGCGCGATGGCGCAGAAGGACCCGCTCGTGGAGTACCAGCGCGAGGGCTTCGACATGTTCACCGCGATGATGGACGGCATCAAGGAGGAGTCCGTCGGCTACCTGTTCAACCTGGAGGTCCAGGTTGAGCAGCAGGTCGAGGAGATCCCCGTGCAGGACTCCGCCGAGAGGACCTCGCTGGCGAAGGAGGACGCGGTGCCCGCCGGCGCCGGCCGTCCCGAGATCCGGGCGAAGGGCCTGGACGCCCCGCAGCGTCCGGACCGGCTGCACTTCTCGGCGCCGACGGTCGACGGCGAGGGCGGCATCGTCGAGGGCGACTTCACCAACGGCGACGCGGCCCGTTCCGAGTCGGACGGCATGACGCGCGCGGAGCGCCGCAAGGCGCAGAAGAGCGCGGGGCGCCGCCGCAAGAAGTGACACCGCGGGAGTGAGTGAAGCCGTGGGCCGTGGGGCCGGGCACCACAGGGTGTCCGGCCCCACGGGCGTTGCCGTGCCGGGCGTTGCCGGGCCCCGATGTGCGCGGAGGCGTGGCCCGGCGTCCGGGCTCCGGGCCGGGTGCGGCCCGGAGCCCGGGTTCTGCGCGTGGACCGGCGTTGCCCGCAGGCGGTCAGACCCCGGCAGTGAGACGCTCGCCGCCGAGTTCCACGGCCGCGCAGCGCCAGCGGAGGTCGGGGCCCTGCTCGAGGCGGAAGGCCATGGCGCGCACCTGGTCGCCCGTGGTGATCCGGGCGAAGGCCTCGATGACGCCCGGCCGCGGGACGTACTCGTCGCAGTGGCGCAGCACGGGCCGCAGCCCGTTGGTGCTGAGCGGGGTGCCGGGGGCGAGCCGGACGAGCTGTTCGTAGGCGCGGCCGATCGTGTGACCGAGCATCCAGTGGACCGGCCGGTGGCCGCTGAGGACCGAGAGCAGCCGTTCTGCGAACCAGTAACGGGGAAGGCGGGAACGGCCACCCGCGGAGGTCCGCGGGTCGGCCGCCGCGGGTCGTCGCGGTGCACGGCCGGGCGCGCGGCTGTCGTGGCGATTCCCGGGCCTCGTCCCCTTCCCCTTCCCCGTCCCCGTCCCCGGCGTCCTCGGCGAGGTGTGCTGCATGGCGGTCGCCCCTTCGATACTCACAAGTAACTTCTTGGTGGGGATCTTGTACGGGGCGGTGGGCGGCGGCCGCAACGCCCTCCGCGCCCCCGGGGCGAGCCACCGAGGTTCACCTATCAGGGTGATGGGCGGGCTCCGGGGCCCGGAACGGCACGGTTCGGACGCCCTCCCGGTCGTCCGAGGTTGACGCCTGGGAGGGGCCGCGGGGCAGCCCGAAGGGGTACTCCGCACGTATCCTTGGGTGCTCACCCGACGACGAAAGCGGCCACCATGCGCGTCTACGTTCCCCTGACCCTCCCCGGTCTCGCACAGGCGCACAAGGCGGGCGAGATCGGGCCCGGTCCGCTGACCGCCTACGCGGTGACGCCCGCCCTGCGCGAGTGGTACGTCTCCGACGACATCGAGGAACTCGAGTACGCCGCGCTGAACCGTGCCGCGGCGGCGTCCCTGCGGTCGCTGGCAGGCGACCCCGGGGCGCCGCGGCGCCGGGTGGTCGTGGCCGTCGACGTCCCGGACAACGCCGCGACCGCGGACCCCGCGGCGGGGCTCGGTTCGGCCTCGCTGGGCGAGGTGCGCATCGCGACCGCGGTGCCGTTGGCGAAGGCGGCGTCGGTGCACGTCGACTCCCAGGAGTCGGAGAGGGACGTGGCCGCCGCGGCGGACGCGCTGGGGGCGGCGGACCACGGTGACGACGACGCTCAGTTCGTCGTGGACGGAGCGGAGGACCATGAGCTGCTCTGGTACGGAGTGCAGGAGATTCCCGGCCTCGTCCACTGAGACAGGCCGCACTCCCGGCGGGGAAGCCGCCGCGCCGGGAGTGCGTGTGCCGGGCGCTCCCGGCGCGTCCGGCCGCCCCGCCGCGGTGCTCGCCGCCGCTCCCGCCGCTCCCGGCGCTCCGGTCCCTTCCGGGCCCGCGCTCGTCGATGGCTGTCGGACCCGGCCGGTACCGTTGCCTGCCATGGGGAAGCACAGCGCGCACGTGGTCTGGGACTGGAACGGCACACTCCTCGATGACATCCACACGGTCATCGAGGCGACGAACGCCTCGTTCGCTGAGATAGGGCTCAGTCCGATCACGCTCGAGCGCTACCGGGAGCTGTACTGCGTGCCGGTGCCGCGGTTCTACGAGCGGCTGATGGGCCGCCTGCCCACGGACGAGGAGTGGGCGGCCATGGACGCGGTCTTCCACCGGCACTACTGGCGGCTGGCCGAGACCTGCCTGCTCACCGTCGGAGCGGCGGAACTGCTCGCCGCCCGACAGGCGGCGGGCCGTACGCAGTCGCTGCTGTCGCTGGCCCCGCACGAGCACCTGATACCGATCGTGCGGCGCCACGGGATCGAGGAGCGCTTCGTACGGGTCGACGGCCGCGTGGGCGCCTCCCACGCGGGCAAGGCGGAGCACATGGTGCGGCATCTGGCCGCGATGGAGAACGTGCCACCGGAGCGGATCGTGGTCGTCGGTGACGCGGCGGACGACGCGCTCGCGGCGGCGCATGTGGGGGCGAAGGCGGTGCTGTACACCGGGGGCTCGCACAGCAGGGCGAGCCTGCGGGCGGCGGGGGTGCCGGTCGTCGACAGCCTCGCGGAGGCGGTCGAGGTCGCCGAGGAACTGGTGGGGTAGCGGCGGGGGCCTCGGGCTCTCCGCTCTCCGTCCACGCGGCCGGCTCGTGCGGCAATCGCGTCGGTTCGCCCTGCGTCGTCTCGGGCCCTCCGTTGGCGGTCCCCACGGCTGCCCCGCCTGCGCCGCCGTTCGCATACCGGCCCTACCGCGGCACCGCATGCGCGGCCGCGTGCGCGCAGCTCCGCGCACGCTCTCGGTCCGGAGCACGGGGCCGCCCTGCCGCGGCACTGCCCGGCAGCCGTGGTACCGGGTTCCGGAACCCCCGCCTGGTGCCGCGACAGGGCAGCACACCCGGTGCCGCGCCGGGCAAGGCTGCCCGTCGAGGAGCGGCGTCCGGTGCACGGGGTCTCCCCGGACCTTCCGGTCGAGGGGGTGGGGTCTCCCCAGGCCCTCCGGCCGAGGGGAAGATCGCCAGGCGCCGGATCGACCCCGTGGCGGGCCCGCCCGGTTGATTCGGCAACGCCGCGCCCCGCAGTGCCGGGCGTCGCGACGGGGCGAACGTCCCTTGGCAACACAACTAGCTCAGGGGCGCCTTCGCCCGCAGTACCTGGAGGAACTCGCGCATCCAGGCCGGGTGGTCGGGCCAGGCCCGGGAGGAGACCAGCGTGCCGTCCACGACCGCCTCGGTGTCCTGGAAGGAGGCGCCGGCCGCCTGCATGTCGAGTTCCAGTGCCGGGTAGGCCGTCACCCTGCGGCCCGTGAGGCTGCCCGTCGCCGCCGTCAGCAGCGGGCCGTGGCAGATCTGCGCCACGGGCTTGTCCGCGTCGAAGAAGGACTTGAGGATCTTGCGGAGCTCCGGGTCGTTGCGGAGGTACTCGGGAGCCCGCCCGCCCGGGATGACGATCGCGGCGTAGTCTCCCGGATCGACCTCCGAGAACGCCAGGTCGGCCGGCCAGGTGTAGCCGGGCTTCTCGGTGTACGTGTCGAAGCCGGGTTCGAAGTCATGGACGACGAACTGGAGCTTCTTGCGTGCGGGGGCCGCGACGTGGACCTCGTAGCCCTCCTCGCGCAGCCGCTGGTACGGGTAGAGGACCTCCAGGGACTCGGCTGCGTCGCCGGTGACGATCAGGATCTTCACGCTCATGGCTATTGCTCCCTGTATGGATTTGTCGGCCTTGGGCCCTTCAGGGCTCAACCTGCCCCGCGCGCGGCAGTTTGCCAAGAGGCCGCGTGTCGCTGTCCAGAGTGTCAAACTTCCGGCCCCGCTTTTGTACACATACGGCTCATGACGGGTCAGGGGTGAGGGGCGATAGCCTTGGACGCGTGATCAGCGCGATACGCCGAGGGGGCAGCGAAGCCCCCTGGAGGCACCGCCCAGCGACAGCTGGGGGACCGCGCCCGGTACGCCACAGTGGCCGGGTGCGAGCTGATCTTCCCTGCGGACCCGGGTTCGACCGGGCCCCGCGTGGTCATCTCCCGGGCCCGACGCCCACATCGGCCGATCACGGTCCGGACATCCCCGGCGCAGCGCCGACACCGAGCGGAGACCCCGCGTCGTGGCGTCGCGTCATATTTTCCACCTACGTCACGCAACGGCGCGCGACAGGAGCCAGAGGACATGCAGACCAAGCTGGACGAAGCCAAGACCGAGCTGCTCGAGAGGGCGGCCCGGGTAGCTGAGCACAGCCCGGGCGGGGGGCAACTTCCGACTGGGTCCGACAGCGGGGAGCGCCCTGACCGGGACCACATCCTCGCGTTCCTCCAGCGCTACTACCTGCACACCGCACCCGAGGACCTCACCGACCGCGACCCCGTCGACGTCTTCGGAGCAGCCGTCTCGCACTACCGCCTCGCGGAGAACCGTCCCCAGGGCACCGCCAACGTCCGGGTGCACACCCCGACCGTCGAGGAGAACGGCTGGACCTCGAGCCACTCGGTCGTCGAGGTCGTCACCGACGACATGCCCTTCCTCGTCGACTCGGTCACCAACGAGCTGTCCCGCCAGGGTCGCGGTATCCATGTGGTGATCCACCCGCAGATCGTGGTCCGCCGCGACGTCACCGGGAAGATGGTCGAGGTCCTCAGCGGCGAGCCGAACGGCGCCGCACTGCCGCACGACGCCCTCGTCGAGTCCTGGATCCACGTGGAGATCGACCGGGAGACGGACCGGGCCGACCTGAAGCAGATCACCGCCGACCTGCTGCGCGTCCTGTCCGACGTCCGCGAGGCCGTCGAGGACTGGGAGAAGATGCGCGAGGCGGCGCTGCGGATCTCCGAGGAGCTGCCGCAGGAGCCCATCCCGGGCGATCTGCGCGAGGAGGAGGTCGACGAGGCGCGCGAACTGCTGCGCTGGCTCTCCGACGACCACTTCACGTTCCTCGGTTACCGCGAGTACAACCTGGTCGACGGCGACGCGCTGTCCGCCGTCCCCGGCACCGGCCTCGGCATCCTCCGCTCCGACCCGCACCACACCGGCGACGACGCCCACGGCCACCCCGTGAGTCCTTCGTTCAACCGGCTGCCCGCCGACGCCCGGGCCAAGGCCCGCGAGCACAAGCTGCTGATCCTGACCAAGGCCAACAGCCGGGCCACCGTGCACCGCCCCAGCTACCTCGACTACGTCGGCGTGAAGAAGTTCGACGCCGAGGGCAACGTCATCGGCGAGCGCCGCTTCCTCGGCCTTTTCTCGTCGGCCGCGTACACCGAGTCCGTGCGCCGGGTCCCGGTCATCCGCCGCAAGGTGGCCGAGGTCCTCGACGGCGCCGGCTTCTCCCCGCACAGCCACGACGGCCGGGACCTGCTGCAGATCCTGGAGACGTACCCGCGCGACGAGCTGTTCCAGACGCCCGTCGACGAGCTGCGCTCCATCGTGACCTCGGTCCTGTACCTACAGGAGCGCCGCCGGCTGCGGCTGTACCTGCGCCAGGAGGAGTACGGCCGCTACTACTCGGCCCTCGTCTACCTGCCGCGCGACCGTTTCAACACCACCGTTCGCGAGCGGCTGACCGGGATCCTGAAGGAGGATCTCGGCGGCACCAGCGCCGACTTCACCCTGATGAGCACCGAGTCGGTGCTCACCCGGCTCCACTTCGTCGTCCGTGTCCCGTCCGGCACCGAGCTGACCCACCTCACCGACGCCGACAAGGAGCGGCTGGAGGCCCGGCTGGCCGAGGCCGCCCGCTCCTGGGCCGACGGCTTCACCGAGGCGCTCAACGCCGAACTGGGCGAGGAGCGCGCCGCCGAACTGTCGCGCAAGTACGCCAGCGCCTTCCCCGAGGGCTACAAGGCCGACCACTCGCCGCGCGCCGCCGTCGCCGACCTCGTGCACCTGGAGCAGCTCACCCGGTCCGGCAAGGACTTCTCGCTGTCCCTGTACGAGCCGGTGGGGGCCGCGCCCGACGAGCGCCGCTTCAAGATCTACCGCTTCGGCGAGCAGGTCTCGCTGTCGTCGGTGCTGCCGGTCCTCAACCGGCTCGGCGTCGAGGTCATCGACGAGCGCCCGTACGAGCTGCGCTGCGCGGACCGCACCCACGGCTGGGTCTACGACTTCGGTCTGCGGATGCCGACCGCGGGCAACGGCGGGGAGTACCTGGGCGACGACGCCCGCGAGCGGTTCCAGGACGCGTTCTCGGCCGTGTGGACCGGGGCCGCCGAGAACGACACGTTCAACTCGCTGGTGCTGCGGGCCGGGCTCACCTGGCGCGAGGCGACGGTGTTGCGCGCGTACGCCAAGTACCTGCGCCAGGCAGGGTCCACCTTCAGCCAGGACTACATGGAGGACACGCTCCTCAACAACGTCCACACCACGCGGCTGCTGATCAACCTGTTCGAGGCCAGGATGGCCCCGGACCGCCAGCGGGCCGGCACCGAGCTGACGGACGCCCTGCTGGAGGAGCTGGACGCCGCGCTGGACCAGGTCGCCTCGCTCGACGAGGACCGGATCCTGCGTTCCTTCCTCACTCTGATCAAGGCCACCCTGCGCACCAACTTCTTCCAGGAGGCGGGCGGCGGCACCTGGCACAGCTACGTGTCGATGAAGTTCGACCCGCAGGCCATCCCGGACCTGCCGGCGCCGCGTCCTGCGTACGAGATCTGGGTGTACTCGCCGCGCGTCGAGGGCGTGCACCTGCGCTACGGGAAGGTCGCCCGCGGCGGTCTGCGCTGGTCCGACCGGCGCGAGGACTTCCGCACCGAGATCCTCGGCCTGGTCAAGGCGCAGATGGTGAAGAACACCGTCATCGTGCCGGTGGGCGCCAAGGGCGGCTTCGTCGCCAAGCAGCTCCCGGACCCGTCCGCGGACCGCGAGGCGTGGCTGGCGGAGGGCATCGCCTCCTACCGCACGTTCATCTCGGCGCTGCTCGACATCACCGACAACATGGTGGGCGGCGAGGTCGTGCCGCCGGCCGACGTGGTGCGCCACGACGGCGACGACACGTATCTGGTCGTCGCGGCCGACAAGGGCACGGCGACGTTCTCCGACATCGCCAACGAGGTCGCGATCGCCTACAACTTCTGGCTCGGCGACGCCTTCGCATCCGGTGGTTCGGCCGGTTACGACCACAAGGGCATGGGCATCACGGCCCGCGGTGCGTGGGAGTCCGTCAAGCGGCACTTCCGCGAACTCGGCCACGACACCCAGAACGAGGACTTCACCGTGGTCGGCGTCGGCGACATGTCGGGTGACGTGTTCGGCAACGGGATGCTCCTCTCGGAGCACATCCGGCTGGTCGCGGCCTTCGACCACCGCCACATCTTCATCGACCCCGACCCGGACGCGGCCGTCTCCTACGCCGAGCGCCGCCGGCTGTTCGAGCTGCCCCGCTCCTCGTGGGCGGACTACGACACCGGGCTGCTGTCGCCGGGCGGCGGCATCCACCCCAGGACCGCCAAGTCGATCCCGGTCAACGCGCAGGTCCGCGAGGCCCTCG
The genomic region above belongs to Streptomyces marianii and contains:
- the secA gene encoding preprotein translocase subunit SecA — its product is MSVFNKLMRAGEGKILRKLHRIADQVNSIEEDFVNLSDAELRALTDEYKERFADGESLDDLLPEAFATVREAAKRVLGQRHYDVQLMGGAALHLGYVAEMKTGEGKTLVGTLPAYLNALSGKGVHLITVNDYLAERDSEMMGRVHRFLGLSVGCILANMTPAQRREQYACDITYGTNNEFGFDYLRDNMAWSKDELVQRGHNFAIVDEVDSILVDEARTPLIISGPADQATKWYGDFAKLVKRLNRGEPGNPLKGIEETGDYEVDEKKRTVGIHESGVSKVEDWLGIDNLYESVNTPLVGYLNNAIKAKELFKKDKDYVVIDGEVMIVDEHTGRILAGRRYNEGMHQAIEAKEGVDIKDENQTLATITLQNFFLLYNKLSGMTGTAMTEAAEFYQIYKLGVVPIPTNRPMVRKDQSDLIYRTEVAKFAAVVDDIEEKHRKGQPILVGTTSVEKSEYLSQQLLKRGIQHEVLNAKHHEREAVIVAQAGRKGAVTVATNMAGRGTDIKLGGNPDDLAEAELRGQGLDPVEHVEEWAAALPSALEKAELEVKEEFEEVKSLGGLYVLGTERHESRRIDNQLRGRSGRQGDPGESRFYLSLGDDLMRLFKAQMVERVMAMANVPDDVPIENKMVTRAIASAQSQVEQQNFETRKNVLKYDDVLNRQRKVIYAERRRVLEGEDLHEQVRHFMDDTIDAYIQAETVEGFAEEWDLDRLWGAFKQLYPVKVTVEELEDAAGDRAGVTAEFIGETIKDDIHEQYDEREKQLGSDIMRELERRVVLSVLDRKWREHLYEMDYLQEGIGLRAMAQKDPLVEYQREGFDMFTAMMDGIKEESVGYLFNLEVQVEQQVEEIPVQDSAERTSLAKEDAVPAGAGRPEIRAKGLDAPQRPDRLHFSAPTVDGEGGIVEGDFTNGDAARSESDGMTRAERRKAQKSAGRRRKK
- a CDS encoding winged helix-turn-helix domain-containing protein, whose translation is MNTAPPAAAELSADEARRIALRAQGFLGAPDRKGGVRGVLRHLGAVQLDTISVLARSHELIPYARLGAVGRKAVEGAYWTDGHAFEYWSHAACILPVEEWPHFAFRRRAYRARPQWYHDLPDGAYERVVGQLRDEGPLTATELGGAKNGGPWWDWSEAKVAVERALMYGEVVCTERRGWKRVYDLAERAVPDAVLHDDLDDRECLRRLVLLAGRSLGVGTRADIADYHRLKGEQFDAVVEDSGLVPVRVEGWDKPAWADPEALATEPRGRHRTTLLSPFDSLVWERARTERIFGFTHRLEAYVPKQKRVHGYFAMPLLSGGRLLGRVDPAREGTTLIARQISLETPKAVRPMAQALLEAAQWVGCDAVRVERVDRPELAAPLSAALG
- a CDS encoding Rv3235 family protein; this translates as MQHTSPRTPGTGTGKGKGTRPGNRHDSRAPGRAPRRPAAADPRTSAGGRSRLPRYWFAERLLSVLSGHRPVHWMLGHTIGRAYEQLVRLAPGTPLSTNGLRPVLRHCDEYVPRPGVIEAFARITTGDQVRAMAFRLEQGPDLRWRCAAVELGGERLTAGV
- a CDS encoding response regulator; the protein is MADSFGPVHQAGDAGATGGADGTQDVSRKEPIRVLVVDDHALFRRGLEIVLAQEEDIQVVGEAGDGAEAVDKAADLLPDIVLMDVRMPKRGGIEACTSIKEVAPSAKIIMLTISDEEADLYEAIKAGATGYLLKEISTDEVATAIRAVADGQSQISPSMASKLLTEFKSMIQRTDERRLVPAPRLTDRELEVLKLVATGMNNRDIAKELFISENTVKNHVRNILEKLQLHSRMEAVVYAMREKILEIR
- the hpf gene encoding ribosome hibernation-promoting factor, HPF/YfiA family — protein: MDIVVKGRKTEVPERFRKHVAEKLKLDKIQKLDGKVISLDVEVSKEHNPRQADRSDRVEITLLSRGPVIRAEAAAGDPYAALDLATAKLEARLRKQHDKRHTRRGNGRLSAAEVADVVPGVAQLNGSGEPVSSESPEPIPTTRMGSLEVQGEGPLVVREKNHVAAPMTLDQALYEMELVGHDFYLFVDSETKEPSVVYRRHAYDYGVIHLRTDPLAGSESSGAGGALGG
- a CDS encoding GNAT family N-acetyltransferase encodes the protein MEPITLTTDRLRLSPFTPGDAEEVRAACQDPDIQRWIPVPSPYELRHAEEFIQVTVPAGWRDDNEYALSVRPREGGALIASTSLHHPRSGSWEIGFWTAKEHRGRGYATEVTLAMARWAFTRLDCTRLEWRAEVGNTGSRAVAEKAGFTVEGVQRAGFHGRGTLRDCWIASLLPSDLGLPCPVPYLPARA